From a single Bacillota bacterium genomic region:
- a CDS encoding rubredoxin, protein MDKYVCTACGYVYDPSEGDPDSGIEPGTAFQDLPEDWVCPICGVGKDMFEKA, encoded by the coding sequence ATGGATAAGTATGTCTGCACAGCTTGCGGCTATGTTTATGACCCTTCAGAAGGAGACCCCGACAGCGGTATAGAGCCGGGAACCGCTTTTCAAGACCTTCCCGAAGATTGGGTATGCCCTATTTGCGGAGTAGGAAAAGACATGTTTGAAAAGGCATGA